A single genomic interval of Rosistilla ulvae harbors:
- a CDS encoding Maf family protein, which produces MSDTPPPQTAFSRIVLASGSPRRRELMEQAGYSFDVIPADPSVECGVCSSETPPELVARHAFRKAEDVSRQVDAGMVIAADTVAACRGQILGKPEDRDHARQMLKMLAGTQHAVFTGVCLWSLPDQRASLDVCCTQLQMEAIDDATIEAYLDSDRWVGKAGAFGYQDGNDWLQILSGSPSNVVGLPMERLQEMLASFAETAQAIDVSARQAPLVDIERPSS; this is translated from the coding sequence ATGAGTGATACTCCACCGCCGCAGACCGCTTTCTCGCGGATCGTGTTGGCCAGCGGATCGCCGCGGCGCCGCGAACTGATGGAACAAGCGGGATATTCGTTTGACGTGATCCCCGCCGATCCGTCGGTCGAATGTGGCGTCTGCAGTTCCGAGACGCCACCGGAACTTGTCGCGCGGCACGCGTTTCGCAAAGCGGAAGATGTCAGCCGGCAGGTCGATGCAGGGATGGTGATCGCCGCCGATACCGTTGCGGCTTGCCGAGGCCAAATTTTGGGCAAACCCGAAGATCGCGACCATGCCCGGCAGATGCTGAAGATGCTGGCAGGAACCCAGCACGCCGTCTTCACCGGCGTTTGTTTGTGGTCGCTGCCGGACCAGAGGGCCAGCCTGGACGTTTGCTGCACGCAATTGCAGATGGAAGCGATCGACGACGCCACGATCGAGGCGTATCTCGACAGCGACCGTTGGGTCGGCAAAGCGGGTGCGTTTGGCTACCAAGATGGCAACGACTGGCTGCAAATCCTTTCGGGCAGCCCATCGAACGTCGTCGGTTTGCCGATGGAGCGGTTGCAGGAGATGTTGGCCAGCTTTGCCGAAACAGCGCAAGCGATCGATGTCTCCGCTCGCCAAGCCCCTCTTGTCGACATCGAGCGTCCCTCATCGTGA
- a CDS encoding DUF3467 domain-containing protein, producing MNDNPSEDQPAPVEGGQNLRARIPDHVGEGVFSTGAIVVTGPTEFVLDFVQNISRPHRVATRVVLPHPVLPQFLDALRKNLEIYTNRFGAPADPPKPPADARRPTPQEIYDDLKMNDALLSGAYANGVMIGHGAAEFSLDFITSFFPQSAVSARVYMAAGQIPRLIESLDNAMKQLKMRTGQLPPPKQNPPSTQSPGDDLLPPNENRPDPDEPS from the coding sequence ATGAACGATAATCCGTCTGAAGATCAACCCGCACCTGTTGAAGGTGGTCAAAACCTGCGGGCCCGAATTCCAGATCACGTTGGCGAAGGGGTCTTTTCGACCGGCGCGATCGTTGTCACCGGCCCGACCGAGTTTGTCCTCGATTTCGTGCAGAACATCTCCCGTCCCCACCGTGTGGCCACCCGCGTTGTGCTGCCCCATCCGGTTCTGCCCCAGTTTCTCGATGCGCTCCGCAAAAACCTGGAGATCTACACCAACCGCTTTGGTGCACCGGCCGATCCCCCCAAACCCCCTGCCGATGCTCGCCGACCGACGCCACAAGAGATCTACGACGATCTGAAAATGAACGACGCGCTTCTCAGCGGCGCGTATGCCAACGGCGTGATGATCGGCCACGGCGCGGCGGAGTTCAGCCTCGATTTCATCACCAGCTTCTTCCCTCAGTCGGCCGTCAGTGCACGCGTTTACATGGCGGCCGGGCAGATCCCGCGGCTGATCGAATCGCTCGACAACGCGATGAAGCAACTGAAAATGCGGACCGGCCAACTTCCGCCGCCAAAGCAGAACCCGCCATCGACACAATCCCCCGGCGACGATCTGTTGCCCCCCAACGAAAACCGCCCCGATCCCGACGAACCTTCGTAA
- the groL gene encoding chaperonin GroEL (60 kDa chaperone family; promotes refolding of misfolded polypeptides especially under stressful conditions; forms two stacked rings of heptamers to form a barrel-shaped 14mer; ends can be capped by GroES; misfolded proteins enter the barrel where they are refolded when GroES binds) produces MAKQIVFDDDARQPLLAGAAKLARAVRSTLGPRGRNAVLDKGWGSPKVTKDGVTVAEDIDLDDANENLGAQLIKEAASKTNDVAGDGTTTATVLAEAIFREGLKMEASGADPMALSRGIAKAVDMVTAAIQKLSTPISEKSKAEIRQVATIAGNNDPEIGRVLADAFAKVGKDGVITVEEGRSNETTVDVVEGMQFDRGFLSPHFVTNQDEVTVELENCLVLIFEEKISGNKKMIPLLEAVSKSKKPLLIIAEDVEGEALATLVVNKMRGILNVCAVKAPGYGDRRKAILGDIAVLTGAQPIFKDLGIDLENVKLDDLGTVKKVKITSEDCTMVGGAGGKDKIAARVAQIRNEISLTDSDYDREKLQERLAKLAGGVAQISVGAATETEMKERKALIDDARAATQAALEEGIVPGGGVALIRCEKHLLKLEESTEGDEKLGVRIIRNVLDKPLRAIAGNAGLEGGVVVNRVRNLKDKNEGYDANSDKYVDMIKAGIIDPAKVVRTSLSNAASVASLLLTTESLITEIPVEEEAGDDHHHDHGMGGMGGMPGMGGMGGMPGMGGMGGMPGMM; encoded by the coding sequence GTGGCAAAACAGATCGTGTTTGATGACGATGCGAGACAACCGCTCTTGGCGGGAGCCGCAAAATTGGCGCGTGCGGTTCGCAGTACGTTGGGCCCTCGTGGTCGCAACGCAGTGTTGGACAAAGGTTGGGGTTCGCCCAAGGTGACCAAGGACGGTGTAACCGTTGCTGAGGACATCGATCTGGACGACGCCAACGAAAACCTGGGTGCCCAGTTGATCAAAGAGGCGGCCAGCAAAACCAACGACGTCGCTGGCGACGGAACCACCACGGCGACCGTGTTGGCCGAAGCAATCTTCCGCGAAGGGCTGAAGATGGAAGCGTCCGGAGCCGACCCGATGGCGCTCAGCCGTGGGATCGCCAAGGCGGTCGACATGGTCACCGCTGCAATCCAGAAGCTGTCGACCCCAATCAGCGAAAAGAGCAAGGCGGAGATCCGCCAAGTTGCGACGATCGCTGGTAACAACGATCCCGAAATCGGCCGCGTTTTGGCCGACGCATTTGCCAAAGTTGGCAAAGATGGCGTGATCACCGTCGAAGAAGGTCGATCCAACGAGACGACCGTCGACGTTGTCGAAGGGATGCAGTTCGACCGCGGTTTCCTGTCGCCACACTTTGTCACCAACCAAGACGAAGTCACTGTTGAACTGGAAAACTGCTTGGTCTTGATCTTCGAAGAGAAGATCAGCGGCAACAAGAAGATGATTCCGTTGTTGGAAGCAGTCAGCAAATCGAAGAAGCCTTTGCTGATCATCGCTGAAGACGTCGAAGGCGAAGCGTTGGCGACTTTGGTCGTTAACAAGATGCGTGGCATCTTAAACGTCTGTGCCGTCAAGGCTCCTGGCTATGGCGACCGTCGCAAGGCGATCCTCGGCGACATCGCCGTTCTGACCGGCGCTCAACCGATCTTCAAGGATCTGGGCATCGATCTGGAAAACGTCAAACTGGACGATCTGGGAACCGTTAAGAAGGTTAAGATCACCAGCGAAGATTGCACGATGGTTGGCGGTGCTGGCGGCAAGGATAAGATCGCCGCTCGCGTTGCTCAAATCCGCAACGAAATCTCGCTGACCGACAGCGATTACGATCGCGAAAAGCTGCAAGAACGCTTGGCCAAACTGGCCGGTGGCGTTGCACAAATCAGCGTCGGTGCAGCAACCGAAACTGAAATGAAAGAACGCAAAGCGCTGATCGACGATGCCCGCGCGGCAACGCAAGCGGCTTTGGAAGAAGGAATCGTGCCCGGCGGTGGCGTCGCGCTGATCCGGTGCGAAAAGCACCTTCTGAAGTTGGAAGAGTCGACCGAAGGAGACGAAAAACTGGGCGTTCGGATCATCCGCAACGTCTTGGACAAGCCTCTGCGTGCGATCGCTGGCAACGCGGGTCTCGAAGGTGGCGTGGTTGTCAATCGCGTTCGCAACCTGAAGGACAAGAACGAAGGCTACGATGCCAATTCGGACAAGTATGTCGACATGATCAAGGCCGGAATCATCGATCCCGCCAAGGTCGTGCGTACTTCGCTGTCCAACGCGGCGAGCGTTGCTTCGCTGCTGCTGACGACCGAATCGTTGATCACCGAAATTCCTGTCGAGGAAGAAGCGGGTGACGACCATCACCACGACCATGGAATGGGTGGCATGGGCGGAATGCCAGGAATGGGTGGCATGGGCGGAATGCCAGGCATGGGCGGAATGGGTGGCATGCCAGGCATGATGTAA
- a CDS encoding co-chaperone GroES: MAKINIRPLDDRIVVQPASAEETTAGGIVLPDSAQEKPQRGTVVAVGPGKLLDSGSRGELTVAIGDVVIYGRYGGSEIEVDGQELKILRESDILAKVV, from the coding sequence ATGGCAAAGATCAACATTCGTCCTTTGGATGACCGCATCGTCGTTCAACCTGCATCGGCAGAAGAGACCACCGCTGGTGGAATCGTGCTCCCCGATTCGGCTCAAGAAAAACCACAGCGTGGAACCGTCGTCGCAGTGGGTCCTGGCAAGTTGTTGGACAGCGGCAGCCGCGGTGAGTTGACCGTTGCGATCGGCGACGTCGTGATCTACGGTCGTTACGGCGGCAGCGAGATCGAAGTCGATGGCCAAGAGCTGAAGATTCTTCGCGAAAGCGACATCTTGGCGAAGGTTGTCTGA
- the groL gene encoding chaperonin GroEL (60 kDa chaperone family; promotes refolding of misfolded polypeptides especially under stressful conditions; forms two stacked rings of heptamers to form a barrel-shaped 14mer; ends can be capped by GroES; misfolded proteins enter the barrel where they are refolded when GroES binds) yields MAKQLLFDDHARARMLAGVDKLAQAVAITMGPTGRNVIIDKSFGGPTVTKDGVTVAKEVDLEDRFENMGCKLVVEVAQKTSDLAGDGTTTATVLARAIFKEGLRNIVAGSNPTAIRRGIERAVEAASAKLHEMGRPVSSKDQVASVGAISANNDNEIGGLLADALERVGKDGVITVEEGKTRETEVSYVDGMQFDKGFVSPYFITDPGTMEANLENALVLLYEKKISNIRDLVPILEKSAQSGQPLMIIAEDVDAEALTLLVVNKLRGTLNVCAVKAPGFGDRRKAMLGDIAVLTGGTLISEDLGIQLENITLEHLGRAKKVTVDKNATTIVEGGGKRADIDKRVSQIRAQIEQTDSEYDKEKFQERLAKLAGGVAIVSVGAETEADMKQKKARVEDALHATRAAVEEGILPGGGVALVRCKQAVEDCKKGAKADEKIGVDIVLHALDAPMRQIADNGGIDGSVVVDTVEQMKENHGYNAYTGEYGDMFTYGVIDPVKVTRTALANAASIAGLLLTTEALVTNFDQEDKDKRTVEGVVS; encoded by the coding sequence GTGGCAAAGCAATTGCTTTTTGATGATCACGCCCGAGCGCGCATGCTCGCAGGTGTTGATAAATTGGCCCAAGCTGTCGCGATCACGATGGGCCCGACCGGCCGCAACGTAATCATCGACAAATCGTTTGGCGGGCCGACCGTTACCAAAGATGGTGTAACGGTTGCCAAAGAAGTCGATCTCGAAGATCGTTTCGAAAACATGGGCTGCAAGTTGGTCGTCGAAGTCGCTCAAAAGACCAGCGACTTGGCGGGCGACGGAACCACCACGGCGACCGTGTTGGCGCGAGCGATCTTCAAGGAAGGTCTTCGCAACATCGTTGCCGGCAGCAACCCGACTGCGATTCGTCGCGGTATCGAGCGCGCCGTCGAAGCGGCTTCGGCCAAGCTGCACGAAATGGGTCGTCCCGTCAGCAGCAAGGATCAAGTTGCCAGCGTCGGCGCGATCAGTGCGAACAACGACAACGAAATCGGCGGCCTGTTGGCTGACGCGTTGGAGCGTGTTGGCAAAGACGGCGTGATCACTGTCGAAGAAGGCAAGACTCGGGAAACCGAAGTCTCCTACGTCGACGGCATGCAGTTCGACAAGGGCTTCGTTTCGCCTTACTTCATCACCGATCCGGGCACGATGGAAGCCAACCTGGAAAACGCGTTGGTGCTGTTGTACGAAAAGAAGATCAGCAACATTCGCGACCTGGTTCCAATCCTGGAAAAGTCGGCGCAAAGCGGTCAACCTTTGATGATCATCGCCGAAGATGTCGATGCCGAAGCACTGACTCTGTTGGTTGTCAACAAGCTGCGTGGCACGTTGAACGTTTGTGCTGTGAAGGCACCTGGGTTCGGCGATCGCCGCAAAGCCATGTTGGGCGACATCGCGGTTCTGACCGGCGGTACGCTGATCAGCGAAGACCTGGGCATCCAGCTGGAAAACATCACGCTGGAACACCTGGGCCGCGCCAAGAAGGTCACTGTCGACAAGAACGCGACAACCATCGTCGAAGGTGGCGGCAAGCGTGCCGACATCGACAAGCGTGTTTCGCAGATCCGTGCTCAGATTGAACAGACCGACAGCGAATACGATAAAGAGAAGTTCCAAGAGCGATTGGCCAAGTTGGCTGGTGGCGTTGCGATCGTCAGCGTCGGTGCTGAAACCGAAGCGGACATGAAGCAAAAGAAGGCTCGCGTCGAAGATGCGTTGCACGCGACCCGCGCGGCTGTCGAAGAAGGCATCCTGCCCGGCGGTGGCGTTGCTTTGGTTCGCTGCAAGCAAGCGGTCGAAGATTGCAAGAAGGGTGCGAAGGCCGACGAAAAGATCGGCGTCGACATCGTCTTGCACGCGTTGGATGCTCCAATGCGTCAGATCGCCGACAACGGCGGAATCGACGGCAGCGTTGTCGTCGACACCGTGGAACAAATGAAAGAGAACCACGGCTACAACGCTTACACCGGCGAATATGGCGACATGTTCACTTACGGTGTGATCGATCCTGTCAAGGTGACTCGCACGGCGCTCGCCAACGCGGCTAGCATCGCGGGTCTGTTGTTGACGACCGAAGCATTGGTCACCAACTTCGACCAAGAGGACAAGGACAAGCGTACGGTAGAAGGCGTCGTCTCGTAA
- the dnaJ gene encoding molecular chaperone DnaJ — protein MAGKRDYYEVLSVSKEAGKVEIDKAYRRLAIKYHPDTNRNDENAVELFKEVSEAYEVLSDQTKRARYDQYGHAGLGGGGPQFNDVEDIFEAFGDMFGGSFGDMFGGGRGGRRKRVRRGGDVRCDVTLTLEEAASGVRKEVKFRRRVACTGCDGSGAAKGSEPQPCVACGGVGQVIQSAGILRVQTSCPHCGGAGKVIRDPCQSCRGQGLEERQVSLDVDIPAGVDDGMRVRITGEGEASPDGGPAGDAYCFVSVVEHSLFQRDGSNLILQLPIGYSQAVLGAELDVPTLDGRETLTIQKGTRSGEVYRLRGRGMPDPRGGRRGDLLVQTFIEVPKKVNEHQEKLLRQLAELDEEHVMPERKSFLDKIKTFFEPEESDA, from the coding sequence ATGGCCGGAAAACGCGACTATTACGAAGTATTGAGTGTCAGCAAAGAAGCTGGCAAAGTAGAGATCGACAAGGCTTACCGGCGGTTGGCGATCAAATACCATCCCGATACGAATCGTAACGACGAAAACGCCGTCGAACTATTCAAAGAGGTCAGCGAAGCCTACGAGGTCTTGAGCGACCAAACCAAACGGGCTCGTTACGATCAATACGGCCACGCTGGTTTGGGCGGTGGCGGTCCACAATTCAATGACGTCGAGGATATCTTCGAAGCCTTCGGCGATATGTTCGGCGGATCGTTTGGCGATATGTTTGGTGGCGGCCGTGGCGGTCGTCGCAAACGCGTCCGACGTGGCGGCGACGTCCGTTGCGATGTCACGCTGACTCTGGAAGAGGCGGCTAGCGGAGTTCGCAAAGAGGTGAAGTTCCGCCGTCGCGTGGCTTGCACCGGATGCGACGGATCGGGCGCGGCCAAGGGAAGTGAACCGCAACCCTGCGTCGCTTGTGGCGGTGTCGGCCAAGTGATCCAATCGGCCGGCATTCTGCGTGTGCAGACTTCGTGTCCGCATTGCGGCGGAGCGGGTAAAGTGATCCGCGATCCATGCCAGAGTTGCCGCGGGCAAGGGCTCGAAGAACGTCAGGTCAGTCTGGACGTCGATATCCCAGCGGGTGTCGACGACGGAATGCGGGTGCGAATCACGGGCGAAGGGGAAGCGAGCCCCGATGGCGGACCAGCCGGCGATGCCTATTGCTTTGTCAGCGTTGTCGAGCATTCGCTCTTCCAACGCGACGGTTCGAATCTGATCCTTCAGTTGCCGATCGGGTATTCGCAGGCCGTCCTGGGGGCAGAGCTGGACGTGCCAACGCTCGACGGACGCGAAACGCTGACGATTCAAAAGGGAACGCGCAGCGGTGAGGTTTATCGGTTGCGAGGTCGCGGAATGCCCGATCCTCGCGGCGGTCGCCGAGGTGATCTGTTGGTGCAAACCTTCATCGAAGTCCCCAAGAAAGTGAACGAGCATCAGGAAAAATTGCTCCGCCAGCTCGCCGAACTCGACGAGGAGCATGTGATGCCCGAACGCAAATCGTTTTTGGACAAGATCAAGACATTTTTTGAACCCGAGGAATCGGACGCTTAA
- a CDS encoding nucleotide exchange factor GrpE: MNNQESNENIDNTETPNDDVGFDATSEAGVNDDALEAVAGEIGGDSSEPSLEVQLAQANDQILKLHAELENVRKRIRREADEQIRFASLPLMHDLLGVFDNLRRAIEAAETSQSTEGLTEGVQMVAKQFVDTLGKFHCTPIPALGETFDPHVHEAISQMPSDEYPAGSVMIEATRGFQLHDRVVRPSQVVVSTGN; this comes from the coding sequence ATGAATAATCAAGAATCGAACGAAAACATCGACAACACCGAAACCCCAAACGACGATGTCGGATTCGACGCAACGTCCGAAGCGGGCGTCAACGACGACGCGTTGGAAGCGGTCGCGGGTGAAATCGGTGGCGACAGCAGCGAGCCATCGTTGGAAGTCCAACTGGCTCAAGCGAACGATCAAATTTTGAAATTGCATGCCGAACTGGAGAACGTTCGCAAACGGATTCGTCGCGAAGCGGATGAACAAATTCGTTTCGCATCGCTCCCTTTGATGCACGACCTGTTGGGCGTATTCGATAACCTGCGACGCGCGATCGAAGCGGCTGAAACCTCGCAATCGACCGAAGGGTTGACCGAAGGTGTGCAGATGGTTGCGAAGCAATTTGTCGACACGTTGGGGAAATTCCATTGCACTCCGATCCCAGCGTTGGGCGAAACGTTCGACCCCCATGTTCATGAAGCGATCTCGCAAATGCCCAGCGACGAATATCCCGCTGGCAGCGTGATGATCGAAGCGACGCGCGGCTTCCAGCTGCACGATCGCGTCGTCCGGCCCAGCCAGGTTGTCGTCAGCACGGGCAATTAG
- a CDS encoding FmdB family zinc ribbon protein has product MPTYDYECDACGHEFEHFQGINDPHLKKCPECKKLKLRRLFGTGAAVVFKGSGFYQTDYRSESYKKGAAADKKSSKPKSESKSSDKSASAKSTAKPKKASD; this is encoded by the coding sequence ATGCCAACCTACGATTACGAATGCGATGCGTGTGGTCACGAGTTTGAGCATTTTCAAGGGATCAATGATCCGCATTTGAAGAAGTGCCCCGAGTGCAAGAAGTTGAAGTTGCGACGGTTGTTTGGCACCGGTGCCGCCGTCGTGTTCAAAGGCTCTGGTTTCTATCAGACCGATTACCGCAGCGAGTCCTACAAGAAGGGAGCCGCGGCGGACAAGAAGAGCAGCAAGCCCAAGTCGGAATCGAAATCGAGCGACAAATCCGCCTCGGCGAAATCGACTGCGAAGCCCAAGAAGGCATCCGATTGA